Proteins encoded together in one Bos indicus isolate NIAB-ARS_2022 breed Sahiwal x Tharparkar chromosome 25, NIAB-ARS_B.indTharparkar_mat_pri_1.0, whole genome shotgun sequence window:
- the ATP6V0C gene encoding V-type proton ATPase 16 kDa proteolipid subunit c: MSEAKNGPEYASFFAVMGASAAMVFSALGAAYGTAKSGTGIAAMSVMRPEMIMKSIIPVVMAGIIAIYGLVVAVLIANSLNDGISLYRSFLQLGAGLSVGLSGLAAGFAIGIVGDAGVRGTAQQPRLFVGMILILIFAEVLGLYGLIVALILSTK, translated from the exons ATGTCCGAGGCCAAGAACGGCCCCGAGTACGCTTCCTTTTTCGCGGTCATGGGTGCCTCAGCCGCCATGGTCTTCAGCG CCCTGGGCGCCGCCTACGGTACAGCCAAGAGCGGCACGGGCATCGCAGCCATGTCTGTCATGCGGCCAGAGATGATCATGAAGTCCATCATCCCGGTGGTCATGGCGGGGATCATCGCCATCTATGGTCTGGTGGTGGCAGTCCTCATCGCCAACTCCCTGAATGACGGCATCAGTCTCTACAG GAGTTTCCTTCAGCTGGGCGCAGGCTTGAGTGTGGGCCTGAGCGGGCTGGCGGCAGGCTTCGCCATCGGCATTGTTGGGGACGCAGGCGTGCGTGGCACCGCCCAGCAGCCGCGGCTCTTCGTGGGCATGATCCTCATCCTCATCTTCGCCGAGGTGCTCGGCCTCTACGGTCTCATCGTCGCCCTTATCCTCTCCACAAAGTAG
- the AMDHD2 gene encoding N-acetylglucosamine-6-phosphate deacetylase isoform X2, with the protein MRGGQGAARAPVIQFTNCRILRGGALLREDLWVRGGRILDPEKLFFEERRVADEQRDCGGCILAPGFIDVQINGGFGVDFSQASEDVGSGVALVARRILSHGVTSFCPTLVTSPLEVYHKVLPQIPVKSGGPHGAGVLGVHLEGPFISREKRGAHPEAHLRSFEADAFQDVLATYGGLDNVRIVTLAPELGHSQEVIRALTALGICVSLGHSVADLGTAEEAVQSGATFITHLFNAMLPFHHRDPGIVGLLTSDRLPAGRHIFYGMIADGIHTNPAALRIAHRAHPKGLVLVTDAVPALGLGNGRHTLGQQEVEVDGLTAYVAGTNTLSGSIAPMDTCVRHFLQATGCSVESALEAASLHPAQLLGLEKRKGTLDFGADADFVVLDDSLHVRATYISGELVWQVEEARP; encoded by the exons ATGCGCGGCGGGCAGGGCGCGGCGCGGGCCCCGGTGATCCAGTTCACCAACTGCCGCATCTTGAGGGGTGGCGCGCTGCTCAG GGAGGACCTCTGGGTGCGCGGGGGCCGCATCCTGGACCCGGAGAAGCTGTTCTTTGAGGAGCGGCGCGTGGCTGACGAGCAGCGGGACTGCGGCGGCTGCATCTTGGCGCCCGGCTTCATCGACGTGCAGATCAACG GTGGATTTGGCGTTGACTTCTCACAAGCCTCGGAGGACGTGGGTTCGGGGGTTGCCCTAGTGGCCCGGAGGATCCTGTCGCATGGAGTCACCTCTTTCTGCCCCACGTTGGTCACATCGCCACTGGAGGTTTATCACAAG GTCCTTCCTCAGATCCCTGTGAAGAGTGGTGGTCCCCATGGGGCAGGGGTCCTCG gggtGCACCTGGAGGGCCCATTCATCAGCCGGGAGAAGCGGGGCGCGCACCCCGAGGCCCACCTGCGCTCCTTTGAAGCTGACGCTTTCCAAGACGTGCTGGCCACCTACGGGGGCCTGGACAATGTCCGCATCGTGACGCTGGCCCCCGAGCTGGGCCACAGCCAGGAGGTGATCCGGGCGCTGACGGCCCTCGGCATCTGCGTGTCCTTAG GGCACTCGGTGGCTGACCTGGGGACTGCGGAGGAAGCCGTGCAGAGTGGGGCCACCTTCATCACCCACCTCTTCAACGCCATGCTGCCT TTCCACCACCGCGACCCAGGCATCGTGGGGCTCCTGACCAGCGATCGGCTGCCTGCAGGCCGCCATATTTTCTACGGGATGATTGCTGACGGTATACACACCAACCCGGCCGCCCTGCGCATCGCCCACCGGGCCCATCCCAAGG GGCTGGTGCTAGTCACTGATGCTGTCCCTGCACTGGGCTTGGGCAACGGCCGACACACGCTGGGGCAACAGGAGGTGGAGGTGGATGGGCTGACAGCTTATGTGGCAG GCACCAACACACTGAGCGGCAGCATCGCCCCGATGGACACCTGCGTGCGGCACTTCCTGCAGGCCACAG GCTGCAGTGTGGAGTCCGCTCTGGAGGCTGCGTCCCTGCATCCAGCACAGCTGCTGGGGCTGGAGAAGCGCAAGGGGACCCTGGACTTCGGGGCTGACGCAG ACTTCGTGGTGCTCGACGACTCTCTTCACGTCCGGGCCACCTACATCTCGGGCGAGCTGGTGTGGCAGGTGGAGGAGGCCAGGCCGTGA
- the AMDHD2 gene encoding N-acetylglucosamine-6-phosphate deacetylase isoform X1, whose product MRGGQGAARAPVIQFTNCRILRGGALLREDLWVRGGRILDPEKLFFEERRVADEQRDCGGCILAPGFIDVQINGGFGVDFSQASEDVGSGVALVARRILSHGVTSFCPTLVTSPLEVYHKVLPQIPVKSGGPHGAGVLGVHLEGPFISREKRGAHPEAHLRSFEADAFQDVLATYGGLDNVRIVTLAPELGHSQEVIRALTALGICVSLGHSVADLGTAEEAVQSGATFITHLFNAMLPFHHRDPGIVGLLTSDRLPAGRHIFYGMIADGIHTNPAALRIAHRAHPKGLVLVTDAVPALGLGNGRHTLGQQEVEVDGLTAYVAGTNTLSGSIAPMDTCVRHFLQATGMWPGSRLQEVASAGEGGANQQGAGTQSDWPWSHSTQGLQCGVRSGGCVPASSTAAGAGEAQGDPGLRG is encoded by the exons ATGCGCGGCGGGCAGGGCGCGGCGCGGGCCCCGGTGATCCAGTTCACCAACTGCCGCATCTTGAGGGGTGGCGCGCTGCTCAG GGAGGACCTCTGGGTGCGCGGGGGCCGCATCCTGGACCCGGAGAAGCTGTTCTTTGAGGAGCGGCGCGTGGCTGACGAGCAGCGGGACTGCGGCGGCTGCATCTTGGCGCCCGGCTTCATCGACGTGCAGATCAACG GTGGATTTGGCGTTGACTTCTCACAAGCCTCGGAGGACGTGGGTTCGGGGGTTGCCCTAGTGGCCCGGAGGATCCTGTCGCATGGAGTCACCTCTTTCTGCCCCACGTTGGTCACATCGCCACTGGAGGTTTATCACAAG GTCCTTCCTCAGATCCCTGTGAAGAGTGGTGGTCCCCATGGGGCAGGGGTCCTCG gggtGCACCTGGAGGGCCCATTCATCAGCCGGGAGAAGCGGGGCGCGCACCCCGAGGCCCACCTGCGCTCCTTTGAAGCTGACGCTTTCCAAGACGTGCTGGCCACCTACGGGGGCCTGGACAATGTCCGCATCGTGACGCTGGCCCCCGAGCTGGGCCACAGCCAGGAGGTGATCCGGGCGCTGACGGCCCTCGGCATCTGCGTGTCCTTAG GGCACTCGGTGGCTGACCTGGGGACTGCGGAGGAAGCCGTGCAGAGTGGGGCCACCTTCATCACCCACCTCTTCAACGCCATGCTGCCT TTCCACCACCGCGACCCAGGCATCGTGGGGCTCCTGACCAGCGATCGGCTGCCTGCAGGCCGCCATATTTTCTACGGGATGATTGCTGACGGTATACACACCAACCCGGCCGCCCTGCGCATCGCCCACCGGGCCCATCCCAAGG GGCTGGTGCTAGTCACTGATGCTGTCCCTGCACTGGGCTTGGGCAACGGCCGACACACGCTGGGGCAACAGGAGGTGGAGGTGGATGGGCTGACAGCTTATGTGGCAG GCACCAACACACTGAGCGGCAGCATCGCCCCGATGGACACCTGCGTGCGGCACTTCCTGCAGGCCACAG GAATGTGGCCAGGATCCCGCCTGCAGGAGGTTGCGTCAGCAGGAGAGGGCGGTGCGAACCAGCAGGGGGCCGGAACCCAGAGCGACTGGCCCTGGAGCCACAGCACCCAAGG GCTGCAGTGTGGAGTCCGCTCTGGAGGCTGCGTCCCTGCATCCAGCACAGCTGCTGGGGCTGGAGAAGCGCAAGGGGACCCTGGACTTCGGGGCTGA